In the Wyeomyia smithii strain HCP4-BCI-WySm-NY-G18 chromosome 2, ASM2978416v1, whole genome shotgun sequence genome, one interval contains:
- the LOC129719503 gene encoding palmitoyltransferase app isoform X2: MAPSQKVTKKWEIFAGRNKFYCDGYLMTAPNSGVFYFTVVLITGTSGLFFAVDCPFLAERITPAIPIIGGILFVFTMSSLFRTSFSDPGIIPRASQDEAAYIEKQIEVPNSLNSPTYRPPPRTKEVFVKGQTVKLKYCFTCKIFRPPRASHCSLCDNCVDRFDHHCPWVGNCVGKRNYRFFYMFIVSLAFLAVFIFSCTTTHIVLLFKDEDQFFDIVKKTPFSVIIAIICFCSVWSVIGLAGFHTYLTTSDQTTNEDIKGSFTSKGGQQAVNPYSQGNICLNCFYILCGPITPSLIDRRGVVTDEYRTQMQPADKYNNAPVPPLVVVQPGLETLNKPYNLENNSQDITGGVFRQRSYDNLHNATIPTNFKYFAPQSKYNTYGERQDQLVPHVPSASILPNSQQPGDSLQQQHHMIRQQQQQQQQQINININLTLPRKIE, from the exons ATGGCACCCAGTCAGAAGGTTACGAAAAAATGGGAAATTTTTGCAGGCCGAAACAAATTCTACTGCGATGGCTACCTCATGACGGCTCCAAATTCCGGTGTATTTTATTTCACAGTAGTACTCATCACCGGAACCAGTGGTCTATTTTTCGCGGTTGA TTGCCCCTTCCTAGCAGAGCGAATAACACCGGCTATACCGATCATCGGTGGTATTTTGTTCGTGTTCACCATGAGCTCTCTATTCCGCACTTCCTTCAGTGATCCAGGCATAATTCCACGTGCATCTCAGGATGAAGCTGCTTATATCGAAAAACAAATCGAAGTACCCAATTCACTTAATAGTCCAACCTATCGGCCGCCGCCTCGAACGAAAGAAGTGTTCGTAAAAGGTCAAACAGTAAAGTTGAAGTATTGTTTCACGTGCAAAATATTTCGACCTCCGCGTGCTTCACACTGTAGTTTATGTGACAATTGCGTTGATCGGTTCGATCACCACTGCCCCTGG gTGGGCAACTGCGTAGGAAAAAGAAATTATCGTTTCTTTTATATGTTTATAGTCTCTCTCGCCTTCCTAGCAGTATTCATTTtttcttgtacaacgacacatATAGTTTTGT TATTCAAAGATGAGGATCAATTCTTTGACATTGTCAAGAAAACTCCATTCAGTGTGATAATAGCGATAATATGTTTTTGTTCTGTGTGGTCTGTGATAGGCCTAGCAGGCTTCCATACATACCTTACAACCAGCGACCAGACAACGAATGAGGAC ATAAAAGGTTCTTTCACTTCTAAAGGAGGACAACAGGCTGTCAATCCCTACTCTCAGGGCAATATTTGCCTAAATTGTTTTTACATTCTCTGCGGGCCGATAACACCATCACTAATTGACAG AAGGGGAGTTGTAACGGATGAATATCGAACGCAAATGCAACCAGCGGACAAGTATAACAATGCACCGGTTCCACCATTAGTCGTTGTACAGCCCGGATTAGAAACGCTAAATAAACCCTATAATCTCGAA AATAATTCGCAGGACATAACTGGTGGCGTATTTCGACAGCGCAGTTACGATAACTTACATAATG CAACGATTCCGACAAATTTCAAGTATTTTGCCCCGCAATCTAAATACAACACATATGGTGAAAGGCAGGATCAGCTGGTTCCGCATGTCCCTTCTGCTTCCATACTGCCGAACAGTCAGCAACCTGGTGACAGCCTTCAACAGCAACATCATATGATtcggcaacagcagcagcaacaacaacaacaaatcaatATTAATATAAACCTTACGTTGCCCAG